Proteins encoded within one genomic window of Eleutherodactylus coqui strain aEleCoq1 chromosome 1, aEleCoq1.hap1, whole genome shotgun sequence:
- the LOC136590970 gene encoding zinc finger protein 436-like isoform X1 codes for MELKEEWLLRYRTHHYSCPETTMVLLINDPPRMEKDRSHKASRILELTLEIISLITGEDYTVVKKLSGECVGPRVSGGWSRTPSPITEPPPHSLIHEQKLLELTTRMTELLTGEVPIRCQDITVCFSMEEWEYVEGHKDLYKDVMMEDHRPLTSPDGCSQRNPPERCPSPPYSQDPPDHQTMMLLINDPPRMEDRNHEASRILELTLEIISLITGEDYTVVKKSSGECVAPRMSVGWSRTLSPITEPPPHSLIHEQKLLELTTRMTELLTGEVPIRCQDITVYFSMEEWEYVEGHKDLYKDAMMEDHRPLTSPDGSSQRNPPERWPSPPYSQDCPEEKHNVPPDHQESCGGILSGLGAPPSVTGEDGISRSNQHLLLSPGFEVEDNQLRSDQKSFGYTLGTISTSSECLKHSNEKSSLSRPKTFHRNERSLPCSECGKCFSRKWGLVEHQRSHTREKQFPCPECGKSFTQKSSLMQHRRIHTGEKPYSCPECGKCFTQKSQLIKHQKGHTGEKPFSCSECGKCFTQKSNLMEHLRIHTGEKPFSCLECGKSFTHISHFIKHQKSHTGEKPFSCSDCGKCFTQKSNLMQHQKSHTGEKSFSCPECGKCFTTKSSLTQHQRIHTGEKPFSCPECGKCFTQKSHLLKHQKGHTGEKPFSCPKCGKSFTQKSNLMQHQRSHTGEKPFSCSKCGKCFAKKSSLVEHQRSHTGEKPFSCSECGKCFMRTDNLDRHQRIHTRGEEGLPITILIFSGEV; via the exons ATGGAGCTGAAGGAAGAGTG GCTCCTCAGGTACAGGACTCACCACTATAGTTGTCCTGAGACCACGATGGTCCTTCTCATCAATGACCCTCcgaggatggagaaggacagaagccACAAGGCTTCCAGGATATTAGAGCTCACCCTGGAGATCATCTCCCTGATAACCGGAGAG gattacacagtagtgaagaagttgTCTGGTGAGTGTGTGGGCCCGCGTGTGTCAGGGGGATGGAGCCGGACCCCAAGCCCCATCACCGAGCCTCCACCTCActcactgatacatgagcagaagctcCTAGAACTCACCACCAGGATGACcgagctgctgaccggagag gttcctataaggtgtcaggacatcactgtctgtttctccatggaggagtgggagtatgtagaaggacacaaggatctgtacaaggacgtcatgatggaggaccaccggcCCCTCACATCACCGG ATGGATGCAGTCAGAGAaatccaccagagagatgtcccagtcctCCATATTCCCAAGACCCACCAgatcatcag ACGATGATGCTTCTCATCAATGACCCTCCGAGGATGGAGGACAGAAACCACGAGGCTTCCAGGATATTAGAGCTCACCCTGGAGATCATCTCCTTGataactggagag gattacacagtagtgaagaagtcaTCTGGTGAGTGTGTGGCCCCCCGTATGTCAGTAGGATGGAGCCGGACCCTGAGCCCCATCACCGAGCCTCCACCTCActcactgatacatgagcagaagctcCTAGAACTCACCACCAGGATGACcgagctgctgaccggagag gtccctataaggtgtcaggacatcactgtctatttctccatggaggagtgggagtatgtagaaggacacaaggatctgtacaaggacgccatgatggaggaccaccggcCCCTCacttcaccag atggatccagtcagAGAAATCCACCAGAGAGATGGCCCAGTCCTCCATATTCCCAAGACTGCCCGGAGGAAAAGCACAATGTCCCACCggatcatcag GAAAGTTGTGGTGGAATATTGAGTGGACTCGGAGCGCCCCCATCAGTGACTG GTGAAGATGGAATAAGCCGCTCCAACCAACATCTCCTCTTATCTCCTGGCTTTGAAGTAGAAGATAATCAATTAAGGAGTGACCAAAAGAGCTTTGGATATACATTAGGGACAATTTCTACAAGTTCTGAATGTCTGAAACATTCTAATGAAAAATCTAGTCTTTCCAGGCCCAAGACATTTCACAGAAATGAAAGGTCATTACCgtgttcggaatgtgggaaatgttttagtagGAAATGGGGTCTTGTTGAACACCAGAGAAGTCACACAAGGGAGAAGCAATttccatgtcctgaatgtggaaaATCATTTACTCAGAAATCAAGTCTTATGCAACatcggagaattcacacaggagaaaagccatattcatgtcctgaatgtgggaaatgttttacccagaaatcgcAGCTCATAAAACATCAGAAaggtcacacaggggaaaagccattttcatgttctgaatgtggcaaatgttttacccagaaatcaaaTCTTATGGAACAtctaagaattcacacaggggagaaaccattttcatgtcttGAATGTGGGAAAAGCTTTACCCACATATCACATTTTATAAAACATCAgaaaagtcacacaggggagaagccattttcatgttcggactgtgggaaatgttttacccagaaatcaaaTCTTATGCAACATCAGAAAAGTCACACGGGGGAGAAATccttttcatgtcctgaatgtgggaaatgttttactacgAAGTCAAGTCTTAcacaacatcagagaattcacacaggagagaagcccttttcatgtcctgaatgtgggaaatgttttacccagaaatcacatCTTCTAAAACATCAGAAAGGgcatacaggggagaagccattctcatgtcctaaatgtgggaaatcttttacccAGAAATCAAATCTCATgcaacatcagagaagtcacacgggggagaagcctTTTTCCTGTtctaaatgtgggaaatgttttgcgaAAAAGTCAAGTCTTGtggaacatcagagaagtcacacaggggagaagccattttcatgttcagaatgtggaaaatgctttatGCGTACAGACAATCTAgacagacatcagagaattcacactagAGGGGAAGAAGGGTTGCCAATTACCATTCTTATTTTTTCTGGAGAAGTCTGA
- the LOC136590970 gene encoding zinc finger protein 436-like isoform X2 produces MVLLINDPPRMEKDRSHKASRILELTLEIISLITGEDYTVVKKLSGECVGPRVSGGWSRTPSPITEPPPHSLIHEQKLLELTTRMTELLTGEVPIRCQDITVCFSMEEWEYVEGHKDLYKDVMMEDHRPLTSPDGCSQRNPPERCPSPPYSQDPPDHQTMMLLINDPPRMEDRNHEASRILELTLEIISLITGEDYTVVKKSSGECVAPRMSVGWSRTLSPITEPPPHSLIHEQKLLELTTRMTELLTGEVPIRCQDITVYFSMEEWEYVEGHKDLYKDAMMEDHRPLTSPDGSSQRNPPERWPSPPYSQDCPEEKHNVPPDHQESCGGILSGLGAPPSVTGEDGISRSNQHLLLSPGFEVEDNQLRSDQKSFGYTLGTISTSSECLKHSNEKSSLSRPKTFHRNERSLPCSECGKCFSRKWGLVEHQRSHTREKQFPCPECGKSFTQKSSLMQHRRIHTGEKPYSCPECGKCFTQKSQLIKHQKGHTGEKPFSCSECGKCFTQKSNLMEHLRIHTGEKPFSCLECGKSFTHISHFIKHQKSHTGEKPFSCSDCGKCFTQKSNLMQHQKSHTGEKSFSCPECGKCFTTKSSLTQHQRIHTGEKPFSCPECGKCFTQKSHLLKHQKGHTGEKPFSCPKCGKSFTQKSNLMQHQRSHTGEKPFSCSKCGKCFAKKSSLVEHQRSHTGEKPFSCSECGKCFMRTDNLDRHQRIHTRGEEGLPITILIFSGEV; encoded by the exons ATGGTCCTTCTCATCAATGACCCTCcgaggatggagaaggacagaagccACAAGGCTTCCAGGATATTAGAGCTCACCCTGGAGATCATCTCCCTGATAACCGGAGAG gattacacagtagtgaagaagttgTCTGGTGAGTGTGTGGGCCCGCGTGTGTCAGGGGGATGGAGCCGGACCCCAAGCCCCATCACCGAGCCTCCACCTCActcactgatacatgagcagaagctcCTAGAACTCACCACCAGGATGACcgagctgctgaccggagag gttcctataaggtgtcaggacatcactgtctgtttctccatggaggagtgggagtatgtagaaggacacaaggatctgtacaaggacgtcatgatggaggaccaccggcCCCTCACATCACCGG ATGGATGCAGTCAGAGAaatccaccagagagatgtcccagtcctCCATATTCCCAAGACCCACCAgatcatcag ACGATGATGCTTCTCATCAATGACCCTCCGAGGATGGAGGACAGAAACCACGAGGCTTCCAGGATATTAGAGCTCACCCTGGAGATCATCTCCTTGataactggagag gattacacagtagtgaagaagtcaTCTGGTGAGTGTGTGGCCCCCCGTATGTCAGTAGGATGGAGCCGGACCCTGAGCCCCATCACCGAGCCTCCACCTCActcactgatacatgagcagaagctcCTAGAACTCACCACCAGGATGACcgagctgctgaccggagag gtccctataaggtgtcaggacatcactgtctatttctccatggaggagtgggagtatgtagaaggacacaaggatctgtacaaggacgccatgatggaggaccaccggcCCCTCacttcaccag atggatccagtcagAGAAATCCACCAGAGAGATGGCCCAGTCCTCCATATTCCCAAGACTGCCCGGAGGAAAAGCACAATGTCCCACCggatcatcag GAAAGTTGTGGTGGAATATTGAGTGGACTCGGAGCGCCCCCATCAGTGACTG GTGAAGATGGAATAAGCCGCTCCAACCAACATCTCCTCTTATCTCCTGGCTTTGAAGTAGAAGATAATCAATTAAGGAGTGACCAAAAGAGCTTTGGATATACATTAGGGACAATTTCTACAAGTTCTGAATGTCTGAAACATTCTAATGAAAAATCTAGTCTTTCCAGGCCCAAGACATTTCACAGAAATGAAAGGTCATTACCgtgttcggaatgtgggaaatgttttagtagGAAATGGGGTCTTGTTGAACACCAGAGAAGTCACACAAGGGAGAAGCAATttccatgtcctgaatgtggaaaATCATTTACTCAGAAATCAAGTCTTATGCAACatcggagaattcacacaggagaaaagccatattcatgtcctgaatgtgggaaatgttttacccagaaatcgcAGCTCATAAAACATCAGAAaggtcacacaggggaaaagccattttcatgttctgaatgtggcaaatgttttacccagaaatcaaaTCTTATGGAACAtctaagaattcacacaggggagaaaccattttcatgtcttGAATGTGGGAAAAGCTTTACCCACATATCACATTTTATAAAACATCAgaaaagtcacacaggggagaagccattttcatgttcggactgtgggaaatgttttacccagaaatcaaaTCTTATGCAACATCAGAAAAGTCACACGGGGGAGAAATccttttcatgtcctgaatgtgggaaatgttttactacgAAGTCAAGTCTTAcacaacatcagagaattcacacaggagagaagcccttttcatgtcctgaatgtgggaaatgttttacccagaaatcacatCTTCTAAAACATCAGAAAGGgcatacaggggagaagccattctcatgtcctaaatgtgggaaatcttttacccAGAAATCAAATCTCATgcaacatcagagaagtcacacgggggagaagcctTTTTCCTGTtctaaatgtgggaaatgttttgcgaAAAAGTCAAGTCTTGtggaacatcagagaagtcacacaggggagaagccattttcatgttcagaatgtggaaaatgctttatGCGTACAGACAATCTAgacagacatcagagaattcacactagAGGGGAAGAAGGGTTGCCAATTACCATTCTTATTTTTTCTGGAGAAGTCTGA